The DNA sequence CATGGGCAGTCAGGGTGGTCCGTGCTTTGGCCATGCCAGCTGAGGAACGACGTCGCACAGTGACCAGGATTACTGAGTAGGAGATCATCAAGAGCACAAAGGAGCTCATGGCCATTAGACCACTGTCTGCAAGCAACAGAGTCTGGAGGACATATGTGTCAGTGCAGGCAAGTTTGACAATTAGGGGAAGGTCACAGAAAAAGCTGTCCACTTTATTGGGGCCACAGAATGGGAGGTTAACTGTGAAGACCAGCTGACTTCCTGAGTGCAGAACCCCAATGACCCAGGAGCCCACCACGAGGCCTGTGCACTTGTGCACACTCATGATGGCTGCATAGTGCAGGGGTCGACATATGGCTACATATCTATCATATGCCATGGCCACCAGCAGCATCATTTCTCCCCCAGCAAAGACATGCTGAAAGAATATCTGGGCCATGCAGCCCTTAAAAGAGATGGTCTTGTGCTCCATGAGGAAGTCAACAATCATTTTGGGGGTGGCAAAGGTAGACAGACACACGTCAATGAGGGAGAGGTTACTGAGGaggaagtacatgggtgtgtgtagCACAGGGTCAGAGATGACTGTGAGCACAATGAGGAGGTTCCCCAGCACAATGGATAAATAGAAAAGtgtgaaaaaagcaaaatagaaaagcTGAAGCTCTCGAGGACCTGAAAGGCCACGCAATTCAAATTCAGTCACTCCTGAGTTAGTTCCTTGTTCCATGATTTCCAATTTCTGTTCTTGGTTCAAAAATTTTCCTGTAAagtgaaatggaaatggaaataagatTAGAGGTAGTGAGAGTAAGTGGGCTATGCCAGCTAGCGGCTCATCAAATTCCACTCAATATACTCATATCCTTCATCTTGTTAAGCCCACAAAAACACATTACATGCAATAATTTGTTTTACAGTTACTGTGTATCCTTGGCCTTCATATCTGAATGAAAACATTAGAGCTATTTTCTAAAATTGCAATTTTGCATTTCACCTATAACACGTAAATTTTTAGTAAAAAAGACAATTTAGCTCTAGAGTCAGACTGACAAGTTTCAAATTCTATGTTTTATATCCTGGAGGGGTGACCTTAAGTAAGTTAGTTAaatttctgtgcttcagtttttgCATCTttaaattggggaaaataatagTATATACCTACTAGGATTGTTGTaagtattaaaagaattatgaaacGTGAAATCCTGGCCTTCAGTTGGTGTCTGATTATGTTTGAATACTAAGTATTATGCCTTTGTTCCCTCCTCAGTTAAATATTTGCATATGTAAATTAGCATGATTTACAATATATCAAAGTCTGCACTTATTCTACCTAAAAGAGCACATGCAGTACATATTGTTTATAATTCTATTCAacaatatatcataaatattttattttttattatagggtgatattgatatttcataataataatagttaaatgaTAAATTCACTTTTAGCTGAAATGTTATGCAtatacaaaattatttatttaagataTAACATTATAATTTTGCACTTCAGAAATGTTTGTTTCATTACACCAAAGCTCACCACACTGAAATGAGGCATGAGTATGCCCATTTTTCACCTCAGCCTTGTTTGACaatatgttacattttttttatctttgctgGTTTGCTATGTGAAAATACATCATATTGATCTTTTAATGAATTCCATAAAGATTAATGGGGTTGACTATTTATTTACTCGTATATGAGATGACCATTTGTACTTTTCCCCTCCACAATTGCCTTCCCATGAGCTTTGCCCAgttttttatttggctttttacCATGTTTTATTTCCTCTAAGAACACTTTACATATAAGATATTATCCTTTTTGTACTTTGCTATTTTCttcttagttttatttatattttctatgaaattacttagaatattttaaagaattcaaatgtataattttccCAAGTGATTTCTGCTTTTGTTGTCCTACATTAAAAATCTTTTGTACAAGcaatatgtttacattttttcaaaAGAATGTAGTGAAaagtttattaattaataaattaaacagaCAAAATTTTTAAGCAATGATGTCTATGAAAAAATGTTAGGTGAAATCTTAGGAGTGATAATTTGAGAagtttcatctccaaatgttacTCTATTGGAAAGGGGGGATGTTAGGGAGATgtggatatttaaaattttgaagacGGAATTTCATTGAAAGTCAAGAGTCGAtgcaaaagcagaagaaattctcTCACAGATATTGAAATTACCACCTTAGGGTTGAAAAAGGGGTTTTGCAGCATGCCTCTGTCCTCTGAAACTACACGACAAAACTCCATTCCTTTTAACTCTTCATTTTGACTAATGCCATGAGAAGGAATCTGTTAAATAGACTAATATCTCTTTCATAACCCTAGAAACTGGACACATTTTATAccttatattaattttctaatataaaCATCTTCAGACTGATTATAttacttattcatatttctactaaTTTACTGAGAAATTGGTGAAGTCCATGATGTTCTAACATAAAACTCtccattgatttgcttttttaacATTCATTAGcttatttttccagttttgtatttaagaaaaaaatgtaacattaaatatgaaatagaagcacagtaaaaatcagaaaagagatatTGAAAATCAAGACCTAGAACTGTTTACTTAAGAATTCACTTAAAGGTATTTCTcaaaaatactattaaaattttgaaaaattacatACACTCTGAAACCTATAAACATAATAGGAATTATGGAAAAACAAATAAGTATATTATTCTGTCCCAAAATCTCTATGGAGGTGCATTATTGGTacaaggaataaaaatgaatgaaacatgaAGGGGAAAAAACTTCACAAGAGGCAAGTTGTAAGGCATTGCAAAATTTAAGATGGACATGTAAATTTATCCTGATAAAGATGAAGGAAGGTTGAGATTTTTTACATATGTGACACTATCTGAGAACTAAATTATGGACATATCAGCCACCAAATAATGGGAGCTAGGCATTTGTGAAGCCCATAGAAAAATAACATGGAGAACCTCAAAGTATGAAACCAAAAATTATTTCTCCAAATCAGTATAAACTAAAAATGACATAGTGGACCTTAACTGTTTGTAAATTGgccatcaaatattttttctagaatAATCTGAAAGGTCATTAAAACAACTAAATTAACctaatagaataattttttatattcacTAATTCCCCCACTTGGAAAATTCCTTTGGCTTCATCCAGTTACCTAGAAGTGATCATCTaaatgtgcacgtgtgtgtgtgtgtgtaatctagaaTGTCATTGGTGACCTTTAAGTATAGGATTAACTTTATATTATAGTATCTCAGTGAAGTTAAATAATTGGCCCAAGCCATATGGTAAGTAAGTGACATAGCTATACCTTCCTCATAGAACCCATATACTAAGTATTCTAAAATACCATGTTAGCATAACTAGAGCGTGGAGGTTAATGTgcaacaactaaaaaaaatctgtgtatACATTTCTAAAGAAGCAAATAGTTCAAGCAAAACATCAGCCATTCAAGTGCTGCATAACTGGAAATATAAACTCAAACATCAAGTGACTGAATCTGCATGAGAGAAATACACTTTTGCAGGCTTGAAGTTTAGTggcatatggaaaataaaatacctCTTTTCAGAATCGAAACAGGAATTCAAAAGTACTGAGATCAGTTCTACCTCATTGACTTAACTGGAGTAATAGGACATTAAATCAATATAGTTTATTTACAGAAAACTATCTGAAGTGGCGCAAGTATTAAAACTTACATGAGTCATTGCTGGGATGCCATATAGAATAACTTAAGGAAGCACAATTTGTCTGCTGTTTTTATTCCAGGAATTCCACATGAATAACCTGATGTATCATGGTAATATCTCAAGTATATTCTTCTTATATTGCTTGCAGTTTGCTTCTCCTTGTACTTTACATTTATATACGAGGAGGCAGAACTGGATGTATTTCTTATTGCTGGTAAATGTTGTCCCAGTGGGGCCATTGCTAACAAGCTCTTTAAGTCATAACTTAGAAGATATTATTTCTATTCAAGGAAAAATCAGGCTTCCAATCtatctatacatttttaacaGCCTCTTGTAACTACTGTGGAATTCATTTTCTATGAATATTTACTCAAAGGTAAGATTTCTGACCATTTTCTAGAATTGTAATTAAATTCTCATGAAGCACATCTTATTCTCCCTGTGAAGTCAGTTCAGTCCCAATCACTGCCATTAATATTGATGTGAAAAATACTGTTTCATGCCACATTATAAATATTGTAATGTTAGGCATAGGAAAATGTTATGATATAGCAAATTATGAATCACTTAGCAAAGCAGAAAATCATCCTAGTTTTTCTACATCttccaaattaaatttaattcaagaaactttaaaaattgagtaTCTGTAACATGCAGTAGCAAAGAATGAGAATTCAGCAATACTAAGACTGAGTGCTTATCTGTAAGTACTGTGTAATTTAGAAAgacaaattaatgaaaataaactgAAACACAGTGCAAAATAGAATAATATTTGCATTATGAGAAGTACAAATTAAATGATGTGGTTTTCAAATGATATATGTTAGGAAAGATAATATTTGTTGATAAAATCAgcaaagatggaagaaaaatgaagaaggaggtaaacagaaagaagaaggaagagataaaGTGTAGTATTTGTGATGAAGACAAAATGAGACTCAAAGATTTGAAAGGCAGAAAGGTTGAGTGAAGGAagtttacaaaataaacaaatgtatgaGTAAAGAAAATTGAAAGTGATCCAACAATAACTGCTCCAGCTTTGCTAGAGATAACATATGCCAGAGAGTTTTATTGGACTGTGATTTAGAAGACCTCAAGAAACAGGCCTTGGAATTTTTCTGTTGAAAAAATGGAATGCTTTTCATGGTTTCAGTGCAGAAGGATATGCTTTAGGTTTATGTAGCTGACAGTGATTGAGGAATTGACTGGACAGAGAAAGTCTGTAGGTGAATGAATTAAATTGGAAGCTCCTGCAGAAGTTCCCTATATGCCTGTTGAAGTCCTGATGGGCAGAGACAAAGCAAGGATCAAAGTAATAGACACTTGAAGGATAATCAAATCAGACTTACCTGACTCTAAGCAAGGACCAAGAACAGGCAAGAAAGCCAGAATATAAAACACATAGGAAGGAACATAGGGAATTTCAAATCCAGGAAATGTCAAACCTGGATCCATGAAGCTCTGGAGGTGTTGTGCAGGTACCCCTCATACTCCTAAGGAAAAGGGAGTTCCAAATCTTCACCCACCTCCAATCTTCTGTCATTCATATAGTTAGCTCAGGcagtttcacattttaaaaagtgttccagtgattatttttattttggttgagAAATAACTGATTTAGTTCAGGGTCCTTCTTCTATGTATGTATGGAAGTTGAGTAAATTCCTCAACATTCAAAAAAATATGGAGCAGTTTTGCATACACATAGGGTCTCCTGACAGAAAGCCCACCCCTCTCTGCCATAGTGGACTGATTTATACAACCAACAGCTgtatttaaaaagccaaaaaggGTAGCtcctttttattataattaatatactTCCATAAAagaacaagtttttaaaatagttttccttaataaatttgaaaatctttAATCATTGATAAGGGCTGAAAACAAATGTGCAGATAAGATCAGAGAGTAAAGCTGTGTTTGAAGATACTATGAGCTTGTAGGCCATTGTATCAAGTGTAGTTTATGGTGATTATAATGGATGAAGTATATGGAAGGCTTTGGGCAAGGAAACCTATTAGGAGGCTGTTGTAATAATCCAAGCAGATGGCTTGAATAGAGATCATTACAGTAGAGATCATGATAAGTGGTCAGACTCTGAGGGTACTTTCAAGATAAAACCAGTGGGATTTGCTGAAATGTTTAATGCATGGTGCAAGAAAAACATCAATTTTGAATCCGAAGTTTTTGAACTGATCAGTTGGGAAGATGAAAATTCCATTAACTGAGAAAGATTTCATTAACCTGAGGAACAATTTTTGAAGACCTCTCAGGAGTTCAATTTGGACATGTTAAATAGTAAATGAGTAACAAATTTGAGTGGTGATAGGTATTGAATTTGGACTTGAAAGGAAAGGTCCAGTTGGAAATAGAAACCTACGTCTCAATACTATTGAAATACAAATAGTATTTAAAGCTTTGCAGTTAAGTGAGATCAGAAGTGAAGCAGGACAAATAATAAGAGTCCCAAGGACTGAGCCTTGGGGACTCTCTAATATTAAGAGGTCAGAAAGAGGAGGCAGAACTACGAAAGAGATTGAGGAGGAATCACCAGAATGATATAAATGAAGCCAGAACCAACCagtgttctaaaaataaaatgaagagtgCTTCAGGAAGGAGCACGAGATCAGCTAGAACTTAGTTACTACTGACAGTTAAGCAGCAAGAGGACAGAAATGACTTCAGGATTTAACAATATGGAGGCCACCAGTGGCTGTGAAAGTTGTTCTTTACATGTAAGATACTGAGAAAGATTCTGAGAAAGAGTAAAATTGATTACATGGGGGGGGGGAAATACTTGAAACCTTGAAGTCCATGAAgatagcaaaaataaattaaacataaaaatctGCTGGGCTGTTTTTATATAAGCACGGTAAGATATTGTACTGATTTTCATCtattaatcaatttaaaattcATCATCAGTACCATGAAGTGACTAGATCAAGTATTTAatatacataattaaaaaaatcttctatCACTTTGGAAAGGTGATCAGGAAAATATAGTTGAATAGTCTTGGATCTCCTTCAGGAATGGGCTATCTAAATCAACTTTTTAACTCTGGCGTATGGAACACCAGACTAATTATAACAAGTTTTGGTGAAGATATGGAAGACTTTGAATTCTCATGGTAAtgaggaaatgtaaaatgataaaagctttggaaaatagtttgacacttccctaaaaagttaaacatgcagTTAAATATAATCTAGATCTCCACTCCTAGTTTTTTGCctaaaaatataagaaagtaaCAAAGACTTGTGCACAAATATTTGTAACAAccatatttataatagccaaaaattagGCACAATTAAATATCAATCaatggaaaatgaataaataaatgatatatattcttacaatggaatactatgcagcaacaAAAAGGCACAGTATAGATACAttcaacaacacagatgaaactcAAATACTTACACTGagtaaaaaaatcagaagaaaaaagaatacagtGTGGTGGGGAGGGGTAGGAGAAAATTTATAGGGCAATGAACATGCTTATCATTTTGATTGTAGTGATAGTATCATCAAGATATTCATAAACACATCTATATGTCAAATTTTATTAAACTATGGGCTTTAAATACATTCAGTTTACTGTATATCAATTATAACTTaataaagcagattttaaaaatgcaactacAATAACACTCAGGAATCTTACTTTTAGTTATCtactgaaaagaaatgaaaacttatgttcacagaAAACCCTGTACACTATTGTCTATAGCAActtcattcataataaaaaatgagaaaccaATCAAATATCCAGAAGTCTGTAAGTgactaaataaaatgtggtatacctaTAAGATGGAACACTATTCATCAAAACAAGTAATGTACTACTGATTCATGCAATAtcatggatgatttttttttagttttt is a window from the Tamandua tetradactyla isolate mTamTet1 chromosome 14, mTamTet1.pri, whole genome shotgun sequence genome containing:
- the LOC143654984 gene encoding olfactory receptor 4K15-like; its protein translation is MEQGTNSGVTEFELRGLSGPRELQLFYFAFFTLFYLSIVLGNLLIVLTVISDPVLHTPMYFLLSNLSLIDVCLSTFATPKMIVDFLMEHKTISFKGCMAQIFFQHVFAGGEMMLLVAMAYDRYVAICRPLHYAAIMSVHKCTGLVVGSWVIGVLHSGSQLVFTVNLPFCGPNKVDSFFCDLPLIVKLACTDTYVLQTLLLADSGLMAMSSFVLLMISYSVILVTVRRRSSAGMAKARTTLTAHVTVVILFFGPCIFIYGWPFRNFPADKVLSIFYIVLTPLLNPLVYALRNKEVMSAMRKLKSRQISS